A window of Roseburia hominis A2-183 genomic DNA:
AGACAGCTTTACAGAAGAACAGGAACTGGAATTCCGCTATGGAAAGCAGCTTCTTACAGAAAAACATCCGGTGCTTCTGGCGTATCTCCGCTGGGAAGCGCAGATCCAGCAGGATATTTTAACACAGCTATCCGGTCAGCCGGCGACGGAGCAGATTGCAGCCCGGATTGACGACGTAAAACAGATCCTCGCGCAGAACGCCAGGGCGCTTGCGTATTATGAATGACAAAAAGCCTTGAAGAAAAGGCAGAGGGGGAGAGATTCGTATGGGGAAAGATATGGTCAGCTTGACAATTGAAGGGGAAGTAAGACAATATCCGGCGGGAACCAGTTTCCTTGCAATTTCGCAGGAATATCAGGAAAAATATCCGGATGACATCGTGCTTGTGGTGTATAATAACCGGCTGCGGGAATTGAATAAGACGGCACAGCGGGACGGAACGCTTTCGTTTGTGACAACAGCCGATAAGACGGGAAAAAAGACATACCGCAGAAGCGTTACGCTTCTGATGCAGAAGGCGGTCTACAATCTCTGGGGAAGCGAACATATCAGCGTCCGTGTACTCTATTCCATCGGTCAGGGATATTACTGCGAGCTGCGTGAAAAGGCAGACGGACAGGAGCGCGTGATTGCGGTGGACGAAGAGCGCGCCATAGCGCTGAAAAAGGAGATGTACCGTCTGGTGACGGAGGATATCGAGATTGAGAAGCGCAGCATGAACACAGATGATGCGATTGCACTGTTCCATGACCTCGGGATGGAGGATAAGGAAAAGCTTTTTAAATACCGCCGCAGTTCCAGAGTTAATATCTATGTGCTTGATCACTATAAGGACTATTTTTACGGATTCATGGTGCCGTCTACGGGCTATCTCCGCTACTACGATATTGTGACGTATGAGGATGGATTTGTACTTCTGTTCCCGAATGAGAATACAAGAGAAGTGGCAGAGTTTGCACCTTCCGGGAAGCTGTTCCACACGCTGAAGGCTTCGCGTGAGTGGGGGCGCATGCTAGAGATCGGCACGATTGGCGCGCTTAATGACGCGATTGCGGAAGGACGCATGCAGGAAATTATTCTGACGCAGGAGGCACTGTTTGAGGAACGGATCGGTCATCTGGCAGATACGATTGTAAAGTCGGGAGGCAAAAAGTTTATCATGATTGCCGGACCGTCTTCCTCCGGAAAGACCACCTTTTCACACCGCCTTTCTATCCAGCTTGCTGCGAAGGGATTAAAGCCGCATCCGTTCCCTCTCGATGATTATTATGCGAACAGGGATCAGTGCCCGCGCGATGAGAACGGGGAACTCGATCTGGAATGTCTGGAAGCGCTGGATGTGGAGCTGTTTAACCACGACATGAATGAACTGCTTGCGGGCAAGCGCGTCAATCTGCCGGTCTTCAATTTTAAGACCGGCAAGCGGGAATACAAGGACCGCTACATGCAACTTGGAAAAGAGGACGTACTGGTCATCGAGGGAATCCACGGACTCAACGACAGGCTGTCCTGCTCGCTCCCGGTGGAGAGCAAGTTCAAAATCTACATCAGTGCGCTGACCCAGCTCAACATCGACGAGCACAACTGCCTGCCAACAACGGACGGCAGAATGATCCGCCGGATTGTGAGAGATGCGCGCACGAGAGGAACTTCCGCAAAGGAGACCATTGCCATGTGGGATTCGGTGCGCCGCGGTGAGGAGCGCTACATTTTCCCGTTCCAGGAGGGGGCGGACGTGATGTTTAACTCGGCGCTGATCTATGAACTGGCAGTGTTAAAGATGTATGCCGAGCCGCTGCTGTTTGCCATTGACAAGGATTGTCCGGAATATCTGGAGGCAAAGCGCCTGCTCAAGTTTCTGGATTATTTCCTTCCGATGCCGAGCGACGGTATCAGCCAGAATTCGATTATCCGCGAATTCATCGGCGGTTCCTGCTTCAATGTATAGGATTGCTTTGACATTTTGCGGAAAGCACATTATAATAAGCAATAGTTGCGGTGATAAGTAGAACAAATGATCGCGGCCCAGCATTGCTGGGGTGAGGAAAGTCCGGGCTTCACAGGGCAGGATGCCGGATAACGTCCGGTGGAGGCGACTCCAAGGATAGTGCAACAGAAATATACCGCCGGTTCCGGTAATGCCGGAATACGGTAAGGGTGGAAGGGCAGTGTAAGAGACTACCGCCGCGCTGGTAACAGAGCGGGCATATGTAAACCCCATCCGAAGCAAGACCGAACAAAAGCGTTGACGCGGCCCGCCAGCTTTAGGTAGGTTGCTTGAGGTGGCTGGCAACAGTCATCCTAGATAGATGATCATTCCGACTGTGGCTTGCCACGGTTTAGACATAACCCGGCTTATCGTTCTGCTTATCATTGTCACATAGAAGTATCTGAGAGTCGCGCAGCGGCTCTTTTTATTTCATAGGGAATACCGTGATACATTAATGTGTGAAAGTAGAACCTTCCTAGAAATAAAAAACGCTCTGCGGGGATGCATTGCATTTCCCTATGAAGCAATAAGAAGGAGTTTTTCTATGAACGGCATAAAACTTTTTAATGATCTTATGGAATATGCGGATGGCAAAGGTGCATCGGATGTACACCTTGTCCCGGGAAGAACGGCGATGCTTCGGATTGACGGAGAACTGACTGCCGCAGGGCAGGAGGACGCCGCAGAATGGCAGGATGCGGATCTTACAGAGGTGACGGAGCAGATCTTGTCCGGGGATCAGCTGGAAGAGTACCGCACGAAAGGCGCGCTGGTATGTAGCTATTCATTTTCCAAAGCGTTGCGTCTGCGTGTGTCCATATACAGACAGCAGGGAAGAGATGCCATGTCCGTAAGACTGCATCCGACCGGGGTTCCTGCCCCGGAGAAACTTCTGTTACCGGAGGAGATTACGGAGCTTGTGAAAAACGGGCGCGGGCTGCTTCTTGTCACGGGAGGCAGAGGAAGCGGAGTGACGACGACGGTGGCATCACTTGCCGCACAGATTGCCGCAACACAGTCAAAGGTCATTGTCTCTGTGGAGGATACGACAGAATACATCCTTCCGCAGGGAAGGGGACTGGTTGTGCAGCGGGAGATCGGAGCGGACTGCGCTTCCAGGGAGGAAGCCCTTGCGATGGCGCTGCAGCAGGATGCCGATGTGATCCTTCTGGATGGAATCGGGAATGAGCGGGAGGCCGGGCTTTTGTTTGCAGCAGTCAGGAGAGGGCAGTTTGTGATTCTGGCAGAGAAGGAGGACAGTGTGACGGCGGCATTGCTCCATCTGGTACAGTGCGGCGGGAGCACATCCGGTTCGCAGATCCTTCTGGAAAGTCTGGCGCAGGGACTGGCGGGGGCTATGGCGCAGAAGCTGCTGCGGCGGCAGGATGAAGCCGGGCGCGTGGCTGCCTATGAGGTTCTGGTGGCGGATGCCGGGGTGCGCAGTCTGATTGCGGAGAACCGGATACAGCAGCTGGATACGTCCGCCGGAGCAGAGAAGGAGCGTGGCAGAGTGCAGATGGATGATGCGATTTACAATCTTTATATGAAGAGCTGCATTACGTCCGGGACGGCGATCGCAGGAGCAAAAGATCCGGAGGATATGAGGAGAAAGGTGCGCCTGTTTTGACAGGCAGCCTGAAATCTAATCAAAGTCTAAAATGTTTCTAAAAAGACGATAGGAAGGTTGACAGTCTATTTTGCAGGGCTTAACATGATCTCATGATCCGGAAAGGAAGGAATGGATATGAGAGAAAAACTGCAGCGTTTTATGACTGGACGGTATGGAGCGGATGAGCTTGGGAGAACCTTGAACATCGTGGTATTGGTGAGTCTGGTTGTGTCGATGTTTAGCGGGCTTCTGCCGGTGCTTTCCATTTTTTACTGGTTTGGAATTGCGCTGATGATTTATAATTGTTTCCGTATGTTTTCAAAGAACGTCTCGAAGCGTTACGAGGAGAATCAGCGGTATCTGAGCAGGCGCTACAAAGCAGTTGTGAAGCGGGATCAGTGGAAGAAGCGCTTCGCACAGAGAGATACCTACCGCTTTTTCAAGTGTCCTGGATGCAGGCAGAGAGTGCGGGTGCCGAAGGGAAGAGGCAAAATCTGTATTACCTGCCCGAAGTGCAGGAGAGAATTCATCAGAAGAAGCTGATCTGGCAGGGCAAAGGAGAACTTGGAATGTTCGGTTACATAAATATCAATCAGAAGATCATGACAGAGGAGAACCGGAAGGCATATCAGGCATATTACTGCGGACTGTGCCAGAGACTCAAATCCAACTGTGGTGCAAAAGGACAGATGCTGCTCAACTATGATATGACATTTCTGATCGTTCTTCTGACGGGCTTGTATGAGCTTACGAATGAATCCTCCGAGATTACCTGCGCGCTGCATCCGACCAGGAAGCGGCAGGTGTGGATCAATGAGGCGACAGATTATGCGGCGGATATGAATCTGATTGTAGCCTATCATAATCTGATTGACGACTGGAAGGACGAGAAAGCCTATACGAAGAAGGCGTTTGCAAAGATGCTGGATAAGGACTATGCGCGCGTGATAGAGAAGTATCCGCGCCAGGTTCACGCAGTGGAAGAGTTCATGCGAAAAACAGACGAGGTGGAGGCAAGAGGCGAGACGAACCTTGATGTGGTGGCAGGTCTGACCGGAGAGATGCTGGGTGAGATTTTCTGCTGGAGAGAGGATGAGTGGCAGGAAGAGCTGCGCACACTTGGCTTTTACATGGGAAAGTTCATCTACATTATGGATGCCTATGAGGATTACGATGAGGATCGCAGGAAAAAGGAGTACAATCCACTCGTCTATGCGATGCGGGAGAGTGCGGATGACATGGATACGCTCTGCCGTCTGCTGCTCACGAGCATGATGTCCGAGTGCGCCAAGTCGTTTGAGCGCCTTCCGATTTTATTACATGCGGATATACTGCGGAATGTGCTGTATTCCGGCGTATGGTCAAAATACGAGTATCTTCAGCTGAAAAAACGCAAGGCGGAAGAGAAGAATAAGAAAAAAGCGCGCAAATAGCGAGGTTACACATATATGACAGATCCATATCAGGTGCTCGGCGTATCGCGGGGAGCCTCAGATGAAGAGATAAAAAAGGCATACAGAGCACTCAGCAGAAAATACCATCCAGATGCGAATGTGAACAATCCGAACAGGGATGAGGCTGAGGAGCATTTTAAGGAAGTACAGCAGGCATATGACCAGATCATGAAGGAGAAGCAGCAGGGCGGTGGATACGGTTATGGCGGCGGCTACAGCAGCAATTCCGGCGGTTACAGTTACGCCGGCAGCCATGGATTCGGTCAGAATGAATCGCCGAAGATGCAGGCGGCTGCAAATTATATTGCAAGCAGACACTATGTGGAGGCGTTGAATGTGCTGAACGGAATTCCGTTTGGGGAACGCCGGGCGCGCTGGTACTATTTCAGCGCGATTGCCAATCAGGGCATGGGCAATAACATCAACGCGATGGAACACGCAAAGCGTGCGGTGGAGATGGAGCCGAGCAATATGGAATACCGGCAGTTTTTACAGCATCTTCAGTATGGCGGCACATGGTATACCAGCATGGGAAGTGACTACGACAGACCGTATGCGAGCGCAGGGAACTGGTGCTTAAGCCTGCTCTGTCTGGATCTCCTCTGCAACTGTTGCTGTTTCCGACCGTTTTAGCGGAAGTTTTCCGCCTGACGGGCGGATATAGATGGAGAGAAATGTGTATTCTATTATAATAGAAGAAAGTGATGCGGGAATCCTCCGGAGGACATGGAACCTTCGGAGGATTTTTTCTATTTATAAACAAACTATAAAATCACAAATAAAACACAACTTTTATGAAAAATCCTGTTGACAAAGAAATAGGTTGGTGCTATCTTAAGTACGTAAGGTGTTAGCACTCCATAGCAACGAGTGCTAATAAGACAAAAGGAACTGCAGGAAAAGCAGCAGGAGACCAGCGATGGACGAGATGGAATTAGATGAACGTAAAGTAAAAATTTTAGATGCGATCATCCGCAATTATCTGGAGACAGGCGAGCCGGTTGGGTCGAGAACCATTTCAAAATATACAGATCTGAATCTGAGTTCTGCGACCATCCGCAATGAGATGGCAGACCTGGAGGAACTGGGTTATATCCTGCAGCCGCATACTTCCGCAGGACGTATTCCTTCCGATAAGGGGTATCGGTTTTATGTAGATCACCTGATGGAAGAGAAGAACCGTGAGGTAGATGACATGAAGAAGTTCGTCATTGAACACACGGAAAAAGTAGATCAGGTTCTTCAGCAGGTGGCAAAGATGCTGGCGGCAAATACCAACTATGCGACGATGGTGTCGGCACCGAGCTACCACCGCAACAAGGTAAAGTTCATACAGCTTTCCAATGTGAATGAAGAACAGATACTGGCAGTGATTGTCACGGAGGGTAATCTGGTCAAGAACAAGATTATTCCAGTATCCGAGCCGATCGACAATGAGACGATGCTGAAGTTAAATATTCTGCTGAACTCGAATCTCAACGGTCTTGCCTTGCAGGATATCAATCTCGGCACGATCGCCAAGTTGAAGGAGCAGGCGGGAATCCACAGCGACATCATCAGTGATGTGCTGGATACCGTGGCAGAGACGATGGGACAGGATGAGGATATCCGGATCTATACGAGCGGGACAACGAACCTGTTCAAATACCCGGAGTTAAGTGATTCCACAGAAAAAGCGAGTGAACTGATCTCCACATTTGAGGAGAAGCAGCAGCTTGCATCACTTGTCACTGAGAACCTGTTGGAAGATAAGAGCACAGGGATTCAGGTTTATATAGGAAATGAAAGCCCGATTCAGACGATGAAGGACTGCAGCGTGGTTACAGCAACCTATGAATTGGGAGAAGGGATTCGCGGAACCATCGGTATTGTAGGACCGAAGCGAATGGATTATGAGAAAGTCATGGATAACCTGAAGGTATTGAAGAATTCTCTCGATGGAATTTTGGACAGACCAAAAGGTGAGACATAGATGGAGGATTGGAATGGCAGAGAAAAAAGAAGAAATGATGGAAGAAGTATTAGAGGATCTTGAAAAAGATGCCGCAGAGAAGCAGGCAGAAGAGGTAAGCGAGGCGGAGGAGACAGAGGCTGAAACAGAAACAGCTGAATCCGGCGAGCAGGCAGAAGAGACAGAGGAATCTGAGGCAGAGGACGGACAGGAAGCACCTGCCGATGAGAAGAAGGGATTCTTTAAGAAAAAGAAAGATAAAAAAGACGAACAGATCGAGGAACTGAATGATAAATTAAAACGTCAGATGGCAGAATTCGACAACTTCCGTAAGCGCACAGAGAAAGAAAAAACACAGATGTACGATATGGGAGCAAAAAGTATCATTGAGAAGATCCTTCCGGTGATTGACAATTTTGAGAGAGGACTGGCAGCAGTACCGGAGGAGCAGCGAGAAGATGCGTTTGTCGTCGGGATGGATAAAGTATACAGACAGATGCTTACCGAGCTTGATGCAAGCGGAGTAAAGCCGATCGAGGCAGTCGGTCAGGAATTTGATCCGAACTTCCACAATGCAGTGATGCAGGTGGAAAGCGAGGAGTACGATTCCGGAGTGGTCGCACAGGAGTTACAGAAGGGTTATATGTATAAGGATTCTGTTGTGCGCCACAGCATGGTTGCAGTGGTATCATAGCAGCCGTTTTATCAGTCAGACGTGCCGGCATCGTAAGATGTCCGCGTTAATATAAATGCAGCAAAAGTAACAAATTTGTTTTTAGAATATGATGAGGAGGAATCTATCATGGGAAAAATTATCGGAATTGATTTAGGAACAACAAACAGCTGTGTAGCAGTGATGGAAGGTGGAAAACCTACCGTTATCGCCAACCAGGAAGGCGCAAGAACAACACCGTCTATCGTAGCATTTACGAAGACCGGTGAGAGACTCGTCGGTGAGCCAGCAAAGCGTCAGGCAGTCACCAACGCAGAGAAGACAATCTCTTCCATTAAGAGACATATGGGAACCGATTACAAGGTAGCAATCGATGACAAACAGTATTCTCCGCAGCAGATTTCCGCAATGATTCTGCAGAAGTTAAAGGCAGATGCGGAAGGATACCTCGGAGAGAAAGTAACAGAAGCAGTCATCACGGTTCCGGCTTACTTCAACGACGCACAGCGTCAGGCAACCAAGGATGCAGGTAAGATCGCAGGACTGGATGTAAAGCGTATCATCAACGAGCCGACAGCAGCAGCACTTGCTTACGGTCTTGACAATGAGAAAGAGCAGAAGATCATGGTATACGATCTCGGCGGTGGTACATTCGATGTATCTATTATCGAGATCGGTGATGGTGTCATCGAGGTACTTTCTACAAACGGTGATACACACCTTGGCGGTGATGACTTCGATAACAGAGTGACACAGTGGATGATCGATGAGTTCAAGAAGGCAGAGGGCGTAGACTTATCCACAGATAAGATGGCACTTCAGAGATTAAAGGAAGCAGCTGAGAAGGCAAAGAAAGAGCTTTCTTCCGCAACCACAACCAACATCAACCTTCCGTTCATCACAGCAACTGCTGAGGGACCGAAGCATTTTGATATGAACCTGACCAGAGCAAAGTTCGACGAACTGACACATGATCTGGTAGAGAAGACCGCAATCCCGGTTCAGAATGCAATGAGAGATGCCGGACTGACCAACGCTGATCTGGGTCAGGTATTGTTAGTAGGTGGATCGACACGTATCCCGGCTGTACAGGATAAGGTAAGACAGCTCACAGGCAAAGAGCCGAGCAAATCCTTAAACCCGGATGAGTGTGTAGCCATCGGTGCTTCCATTCAGGGTGGTAAGCTTGCAGGTGATGCCGGTGCGGGTGAGATCTTACTTCTGGATGTAACACCGCTGTCACTGTCCATCGAGACCATGGGTGGTATTGCAACAAGACTGATCGAGAGAAATACGACTATCCCGACCAAGAAGAGCCAGATCTTCTCCACCGCAGCAGACAACCAGACCGCTGTAGACATCAACGTTGTACAGGGTGAGAGACAGTTTGCAAGAGATAACAAGTCCCTTGGCCAGTTCCGTCTGGATGGTATCCCGCCAGCACGTCGTGGTGTACCGCAGATCGAGGTTACATTCGATATCGATGCAAACGGTATTGTAAACGTATCCGCAAAGGATCTGGGAACAGGCAAAGAGCAGCATATTACAATCACAGCTGGTTCTAATATGTCTGATGATGAGATCGATAAGGCAGTCAGAGAGGCAGCTGAGTACGAGGCACAGGATAAGAAGAGAAAAGAAGCAATCGATGCAAGAAATGATGCAGATTCCTTCGTATTCCAGACACAGCAGGCACTGGATCAGGTTGGCGCAAACCTGGATGCAGCCGATAAGTCGGAAGTAGAGAACGACATGAATGCAGTGAAGTCATTCCTGGATGCACATCAGAATGCAGAAGAGATGACAGAGGCGGATGTGACAGAGTTAAAATCCTTGCAGGAGAAGCTGACACAGAGTGCACAGAAGGTATTTGCAAAGATGTATGAGCAGACACAGGCAGCACAGGGTGCAGCAGGCGCAGGTCCTGATATGAGCAATATGGGCGGTGCAGGAAGCACAGGAAGCACAGGCGCTGCAAACGACGATGTTGTAGATGCGGACTTCAAGGAAGTATAATCTGACAGAAGCTGCGGCATTTACAAAGAAGCCAGAGTGTGTTACGATATTTCAACGCAGTGTATAAAACATGGGGTTTCTGGATGGTGACATCTGGAAACCCCGTGTGCAGTAGAGAGGAATAGAGGAAAAGTTATGGCGGATAAGAGAGATTATT
This region includes:
- a CDS encoding nucleoside kinase — its product is MGKDMVSLTIEGEVRQYPAGTSFLAISQEYQEKYPDDIVLVVYNNRLRELNKTAQRDGTLSFVTTADKTGKKTYRRSVTLLMQKAVYNLWGSEHISVRVLYSIGQGYYCELREKADGQERVIAVDEERAIALKKEMYRLVTEDIEIEKRSMNTDDAIALFHDLGMEDKEKLFKYRRSSRVNIYVLDHYKDYFYGFMVPSTGYLRYYDIVTYEDGFVLLFPNENTREVAEFAPSGKLFHTLKASREWGRMLEIGTIGALNDAIAEGRMQEIILTQEALFEERIGHLADTIVKSGGKKFIMIAGPSSSGKTTFSHRLSIQLAAKGLKPHPFPLDDYYANRDQCPRDENGELDLECLEALDVELFNHDMNELLAGKRVNLPVFNFKTGKREYKDRYMQLGKEDVLVIEGIHGLNDRLSCSLPVESKFKIYISALTQLNIDEHNCLPTTDGRMIRRIVRDARTRGTSAKETIAMWDSVRRGEERYIFPFQEGADVMFNSALIYELAVLKMYAEPLLFAIDKDCPEYLEAKRLLKFLDYFLPMPSDGISQNSIIREFIGGSCFNV
- a CDS encoding type IV pilus twitching motility protein PilT, coding for MNGIKLFNDLMEYADGKGASDVHLVPGRTAMLRIDGELTAAGQEDAAEWQDADLTEVTEQILSGDQLEEYRTKGALVCSYSFSKALRLRVSIYRQQGRDAMSVRLHPTGVPAPEKLLLPEEITELVKNGRGLLLVTGGRGSGVTTTVASLAAQIAATQSKVIVSVEDTTEYILPQGRGLVVQREIGADCASREEALAMALQQDADVILLDGIGNEREAGLLFAAVRRGQFVILAEKEDSVTAALLHLVQCGGSTSGSQILLESLAQGLAGAMAQKLLRRQDEAGRVAAYEVLVADAGVRSLIAENRIQQLDTSAGAEKERGRVQMDDAIYNLYMKSCITSGTAIAGAKDPEDMRRKVRLF
- a CDS encoding DUF5685 family protein, giving the protein MFGYININQKIMTEENRKAYQAYYCGLCQRLKSNCGAKGQMLLNYDMTFLIVLLTGLYELTNESSEITCALHPTRKRQVWINEATDYAADMNLIVAYHNLIDDWKDEKAYTKKAFAKMLDKDYARVIEKYPRQVHAVEEFMRKTDEVEARGETNLDVVAGLTGEMLGEIFCWREDEWQEELRTLGFYMGKFIYIMDAYEDYDEDRRKKEYNPLVYAMRESADDMDTLCRLLLTSMMSECAKSFERLPILLHADILRNVLYSGVWSKYEYLQLKKRKAEEKNKKKARK
- a CDS encoding J domain-containing protein: MTDPYQVLGVSRGASDEEIKKAYRALSRKYHPDANVNNPNRDEAEEHFKEVQQAYDQIMKEKQQGGGYGYGGGYSSNSGGYSYAGSHGFGQNESPKMQAAANYIASRHYVEALNVLNGIPFGERRARWYYFSAIANQGMGNNINAMEHAKRAVEMEPSNMEYRQFLQHLQYGGTWYTSMGSDYDRPYASAGNWCLSLLCLDLLCNCCCFRPF
- the hrcA gene encoding heat-inducible transcriptional repressor HrcA — encoded protein: MDEMELDERKVKILDAIIRNYLETGEPVGSRTISKYTDLNLSSATIRNEMADLEELGYILQPHTSAGRIPSDKGYRFYVDHLMEEKNREVDDMKKFVIEHTEKVDQVLQQVAKMLAANTNYATMVSAPSYHRNKVKFIQLSNVNEEQILAVIVTEGNLVKNKIIPVSEPIDNETMLKLNILLNSNLNGLALQDINLGTIAKLKEQAGIHSDIISDVLDTVAETMGQDEDIRIYTSGTTNLFKYPELSDSTEKASELISTFEEKQQLASLVTENLLEDKSTGIQVYIGNESPIQTMKDCSVVTATYELGEGIRGTIGIVGPKRMDYEKVMDNLKVLKNSLDGILDRPKGET
- the grpE gene encoding nucleotide exchange factor GrpE: MAEKKEEMMEEVLEDLEKDAAEKQAEEVSEAEETEAETETAESGEQAEETEESEAEDGQEAPADEKKGFFKKKKDKKDEQIEELNDKLKRQMAEFDNFRKRTEKEKTQMYDMGAKSIIEKILPVIDNFERGLAAVPEEQREDAFVVGMDKVYRQMLTELDASGVKPIEAVGQEFDPNFHNAVMQVESEEYDSGVVAQELQKGYMYKDSVVRHSMVAVVS
- the dnaK gene encoding molecular chaperone DnaK, which encodes MGKIIGIDLGTTNSCVAVMEGGKPTVIANQEGARTTPSIVAFTKTGERLVGEPAKRQAVTNAEKTISSIKRHMGTDYKVAIDDKQYSPQQISAMILQKLKADAEGYLGEKVTEAVITVPAYFNDAQRQATKDAGKIAGLDVKRIINEPTAAALAYGLDNEKEQKIMVYDLGGGTFDVSIIEIGDGVIEVLSTNGDTHLGGDDFDNRVTQWMIDEFKKAEGVDLSTDKMALQRLKEAAEKAKKELSSATTTNINLPFITATAEGPKHFDMNLTRAKFDELTHDLVEKTAIPVQNAMRDAGLTNADLGQVLLVGGSTRIPAVQDKVRQLTGKEPSKSLNPDECVAIGASIQGGKLAGDAGAGEILLLDVTPLSLSIETMGGIATRLIERNTTIPTKKSQIFSTAADNQTAVDINVVQGERQFARDNKSLGQFRLDGIPPARRGVPQIEVTFDIDANGIVNVSAKDLGTGKEQHITITAGSNMSDDEIDKAVREAAEYEAQDKKRKEAIDARNDADSFVFQTQQALDQVGANLDAADKSEVENDMNAVKSFLDAHQNAEEMTEADVTELKSLQEKLTQSAQKVFAKMYEQTQAAQGAAGAGPDMSNMGGAGSTGSTGAANDDVVDADFKEV